The following are encoded in a window of Sminthopsis crassicaudata isolate SCR6 chromosome 3, ASM4859323v1, whole genome shotgun sequence genomic DNA:
- the ZBTB8OS gene encoding protein archease isoform X4 translates to MAMFGYMTDTGTVEPLQTVEVEAEGDDLQSLLFHFLDEWLYKFSADEFFIPREVKVLSIDQRNFKLRSIGWGEEFSLTKHPQGTEVKAITYSAMQVYDEEKPEVFVIIDI, encoded by the exons ATGGCCATGTTTGGTTACATGACAGATACAGGAACTGTTGAGCCTCTCCAAACAGTTGAGGTGGAAGCTGAAG GAGATGATCTGCAAtctcttctctttcactttttgGATGAATGGCTATATAAATTCAGTGCTGATGAATTTTTCATACCTCGG GAAGTGAAAGTACTATCTATTGACCAAAGAAACTTCAAATTACGCTCAATTGG GTGGGGAGAAGAGTTTTCTTTGACCAAGCATCCTCAG GGGACTGAAGTCAAAGCAATAACATATTCAGCTATGCAAGTTTATGATGAGGAGAAGCCAGAAGTTTTTGTGATTATTGACATTTAA